One genomic window of Verrucomicrobiota bacterium includes the following:
- a CDS encoding nitrate reductase, which yields MQRREFLKLSALATASAVAASRAGAATPNVSAAAAGADGIQWDKAPCRFCGTGCHVQVGVKEGKVVAIQGDQLAEVNKGLLCVKGYHVGLALYGKDRLTQPLLRKNGKLEPISWDEAIETIARRIIASPARFALYGSGQWTIGEGCAGNKFMKAGLGSNMIDGNPRLCMSSAVTGYLSTYGVDEPAGCYDDLDRCDVLIMWGNNMAEMHPVLFSRVIDRRSRGEKVTLIDLGTRRTRTTEFSDHYLEFKPQSDLAILNGVAHLLLKNGTYDAKFVERFCNFRQAPENPTATPAAPLNGDAMTFEEYKAALEPYTPEHVERISGVPAAKIRMLGDLFARKDIRITSTWCMGFNQHTRGTDVNRLCHAVHLLSGHFGRPGDAPTSLTGQPSACGTVRECGTLCHLLPGGRLVANAEHRADSEKLWNVPAGRISAKPGHHTVLMFEKFCTPTDQGGDVTTLWSQVTNPGQSLPNLHKLFKAKKNLADKFLIVSDVYPTATTELADLVLPSAMWVEKNGMYGNSERRTQQWFKMVNPPGEARDDCWQTIAVARKLFELGHSGMKDKDGKFIFTFKNGAGAEVPVWDWKHYYDVNVDKALFEEYRPFTRYKHKDLAPYEEYVKARGLRWPVVQQPNGAWRETKFRFSEFDDTYVKKGAEIEFYHSVTKDNKALIWFAPYVKAAEEPDAEYPFWLCTGRVLEHWHTGTMTMRIPQLHGAMPHAYVEMHPDDAAERSIANGETIAVKTRRGELKLPVWINGRARVPRGSLFIPFFDQRLLCNDITLGEVDPISKEPDYKKCAATVGKVDAGRTARAQPVETRL from the coding sequence AAGGCGCCGTGTCGCTTCTGCGGCACCGGATGCCATGTCCAGGTCGGCGTGAAGGAAGGCAAAGTCGTGGCCATTCAGGGCGATCAACTCGCTGAGGTGAACAAGGGTCTGCTCTGCGTGAAGGGTTATCACGTCGGCCTCGCGCTCTACGGCAAGGACCGGCTCACCCAGCCGCTCCTGCGCAAGAACGGCAAGCTTGAACCGATCTCGTGGGACGAAGCCATCGAGACCATCGCCCGGCGAATCATAGCCTCGCCGGCGAGGTTCGCCCTCTACGGGAGCGGGCAATGGACCATTGGCGAGGGCTGTGCAGGGAACAAATTCATGAAGGCCGGCCTGGGCAGCAACATGATCGACGGCAATCCCCGCCTCTGCATGTCCAGCGCCGTCACGGGCTACCTCTCGACTTACGGCGTGGATGAGCCGGCCGGCTGTTACGACGACCTCGACAGGTGCGACGTGCTCATCATGTGGGGCAACAACATGGCGGAGATGCATCCGGTGCTCTTCAGCCGCGTCATCGACCGCCGGTCCCGCGGCGAGAAGGTGACGCTCATCGATCTCGGCACGCGCCGCACGCGCACCACGGAGTTCTCGGATCACTACCTGGAGTTCAAGCCGCAGAGCGATCTTGCGATTCTCAACGGGGTCGCGCACTTGCTGCTCAAGAACGGCACCTACGATGCAAAGTTCGTCGAACGCTTCTGCAACTTCCGCCAGGCGCCGGAGAATCCGACCGCCACGCCTGCGGCACCTTTGAACGGCGATGCGATGACGTTCGAGGAATACAAGGCCGCGCTTGAACCGTACACCCCCGAGCACGTGGAAAGGATTTCCGGCGTGCCGGCGGCGAAGATCCGGATGCTCGGTGATCTGTTCGCGCGAAAGGATATTCGGATCACCAGCACCTGGTGCATGGGCTTCAACCAGCACACCCGCGGCACGGACGTCAACCGTCTCTGCCATGCGGTGCATCTCCTGAGCGGGCACTTCGGAAGGCCCGGCGACGCGCCCACATCGCTCACAGGCCAGCCCAGCGCCTGCGGGACCGTGCGTGAATGCGGCACCCTCTGCCATCTCCTGCCCGGCGGACGCCTCGTCGCCAACGCCGAGCATCGCGCCGACTCCGAAAAGCTCTGGAACGTGCCGGCCGGCCGCATCAGCGCCAAGCCGGGTCATCACACGGTGCTGATGTTTGAGAAATTCTGCACGCCCACCGACCAGGGTGGCGACGTGACCACGCTCTGGTCGCAGGTGACCAACCCGGGACAGTCGTTGCCCAACCTGCACAAGCTGTTCAAGGCGAAGAAGAATCTCGCGGACAAGTTCCTCATCGTCTCCGACGTGTATCCGACCGCCACGACCGAATTGGCGGATCTCGTCCTGCCGTCGGCCATGTGGGTTGAGAAGAACGGCATGTACGGGAACTCGGAACGCCGCACCCAGCAATGGTTCAAGATGGTGAATCCGCCTGGGGAAGCGCGCGATGATTGCTGGCAGACGATTGCCGTCGCGCGGAAGCTCTTCGAGCTGGGCCATTCCGGCATGAAGGACAAGGACGGCAAATTCATTTTCACTTTCAAGAACGGCGCCGGCGCCGAAGTGCCGGTCTGGGACTGGAAGCACTACTACGACGTGAACGTGGACAAGGCGCTATTCGAGGAATACCGCCCGTTCACCCGCTACAAGCACAAGGACCTTGCGCCCTACGAGGAATACGTGAAGGCGCGCGGCCTGCGCTGGCCTGTGGTGCAGCAGCCCAACGGCGCTTGGCGCGAGACGAAGTTCCGCTTCTCCGAGTTCGACGACACCTACGTGAAGAAGGGCGCAGAGATTGAGTTCTATCATTCAGTCACAAAGGACAACAAGGCCCTCATCTGGTTCGCGCCCTATGTGAAGGCCGCCGAGGAGCCGGATGCCGAGTATCCCTTCTGGCTCTGCACCGGCCGCGTGCTGGAGCACTGGCACACGGGCACCATGACCATGCGCATCCCGCAGCTGCACGGCGCGATGCCGCACGCCTACGTTGAGATGCATCCCGATGACGCCGCCGAGCGCAGCATCGCCAACGGTGAGACCATCGCCGTGAAAACGCGCCGAGGTGAATTGAAGCTGCCGGTCTGGATCAACGGCCGGGCCCGGGTGCCGCGGGGGTCGCTCTTCATCCCGTTTTTCGATCAACGCCTGCTGTGCAATGACATCACCCTGGGCGAGGTCGATCCCATCTCGAAGGAACCGGATTACAAGAAGTGCGCGGCGACGGTCGGCAAAGTGGACGCCGGCCGGACCGCGCGCGCGCAGCCAGTGGAGACCCGCCTGTGA